TATTCAAGCTGAAAACAACACCAACGCAGCACAAAGCTTTgatgaaaacacaaacacacaaaaaaaaaaaaaaaaaaaaaaaacaagccgacGGCAACAACCGGCGTGCCACTCACATGATATCAGATTTGGTGAGGAGAAAGTAGATCGACGCCGAGGCGGCGCCGGTGGCCGCGAAAGCCATGAACCCGATCAGCGGGATCAGCTGCGTGCGGTTCAAtagtattttgaaaatgatgcaaaaaaaaaaaaaaaaaagagcacggAAGTCAAACTCACCTCCTTTTTCTTGttcaacatttggaaaaatcccCTCATTTCGCACAACTTTGATACCTGCAAAAATAGTAAATctccatgtaaaaaaattaagattgtGGAAATACGGTCGCGCTTTGAGATGCTCAAAACTCCTCCATtatcaacattaattacatttgCATGAAGGGTAATTAAATAGAAAATGTATCATAttcatattaattggacactccaaattgcccctaggtgtgattctgagtgcggctgtttgtctgtgattggccggcTACCAGTTAAGTGGTGTTCCCCCGCagttcctgcaaccctcgtgaggataagcgagaaagaaaatggatgaatacatacatatatatatatatagatagatagatagatagatagatataatGTGCATATAAACagattacttgtgtacttatttctgaagtataacttatAAGCGCAGTCGCCcattttgatataaatttcactccaTCTACATTTTTACATCCGctaagtttggcaaaattattttggttgactcatattttaagttttgaaaatgttatgattgcccggTATTTACAGTTAGAAGGAACCATAGGTCACAATTTACCagtgtgttttattaaaaaaaaaaaaaaaaatttgtgccgAAAAgcaagacattttcagtgtttttccaaattggtcgtCCTCATCCTTGAATATAcgctgaaaaaaacatttctcgtCATTCATTCGTAGACATCCATGGAAAACGATGACATTCAAAAATCATTTAACGCGTTGATAACAaatttgtgaatttgacttcaATATTGACCATGCCCTTTGGCTTTATTACCATCTAAAGATATAATCAGTCATATTCAacgtgcaattaaaaaaaaaatgaaaacttcccTCAAGTTtaacctctgcaattgcaattTGCTCTTCATATCCAAACATATTTGTATGAAATCCACTCGTTTTAGTTATGATCATGCCAAAATAGAGTTTCAATTAAATTCCCTATAAAGTggcaattattttaaaactaaatttcTGTCTCATTCCCTTTAATTCCCATGGAAGGCTTCCAAATTGTTGCATTTGCAAAGCGTCATCTGCGCGTCGCAGCTCTCACCTGCCGTCGTCGAGCGGCTCTCTCGGTGTGCGGGTCGGCCGCGCATCCCTCCCGCCTGCTCCGGGCTGAGATACGCcgcgaggacgaggacgaggacgaggtgACGCGCACGTAGACATGCAGCTTCCTGCTCGGCTACTCTACAGGGGAGGTTTTGCCAACCGTTAATGGAACTGATCAATACATTCGATAGTGCATAGCGCCCCCTTGCAACCTTAAATGGGAACTACTTGAGAAAGagacggggtgggggggacaagaAACCAAAGCTTttggttttatgttttattcaaaataaatgtggaggaaaatttatattttgtgaTCGGATGCTATCTGGTATGTTTGGATTTGCTCGGCTGTGAGCGAGGGCGCGGTTTTCTTGAGGGACTGCAGGAAGTGCGTGCGTTCGATGCTGGACGCCTCCATGTTTTCTTCTAAAGCCAGCAGTGCAGCCTGATTGGGGAGGAAAAACTGTTTTACGATATATGCcacatttgaggaaaaacaggAAATCTAACATTTCTGAAGTGATCAGAGAATTGAAAGAGAGGAGCGCCATTAAGAAGTGGAACTATTACCTCTTTACAAAGATTTTCTAGGTCAGCACCAGAGTAAAGATCAGTCCCGGCAGCCAATTCCTCCAAACACACATCGGCGTGCACGGGCATGGACTTCGTGCACACCTTCAGGATGGCCAGACGGGCCTAAACCAAAAGAAATCACACATTTAGAAATCCTCAAAGAATAAATTTGGTTAGCTTTGAGGCGTCAAGGGTTTCCGGTCTGGGacctttcctttcatttttagcCCTCCCTCAAAGCTTTTATcatggtggttttttttcccattcatcttgttttcactttgttgttgttgttaaccgTCTTATGTTCAGTTTGTAATGTATTGTTTGTTGAAATGGAGTTTCTTgcagaaaaaacagaaaagtaatattttacaaaatgacAATCTCGTCCTGAACTAATGCGTATTCTACGTCACAGTTATTTGAATGTTTACAATTCCCGTGACATCGACGCTACTTTCCGTTAGCCCTCTTACAGTATTTTGCATTATATGTTAGCTATTAGCTAGCGAGCTTTTGCTGAATGGAATTACATGGTTTGCGTGAACTTTTTAAGATTTAATTTAactacaggcggcacggtggagcagctgataaagcgttagcctcacagttctgaggaccctggttcgatcccggccccgcctgtgtgggagtttgcatgttctcgccgtgcctgtgtgggttttctccgggcactccggtttcctcccacattcccaaaaaacatgcaacattaattggacactctaaattgcccctaggtgtgattgtgagtggagctgtttgtctctacgtgccctgcgattggctggcaaccagtacagggtgtaccccgcctcctgcccgttgacagctgggataggcttcggcactccgcgcagcaaccctcgtgaggataagcggcaaaggtcACTTGATAGATATGCATTTGCAATGCCGATCTGGCTAGACAGTagtgcacgggtgtcaaactcaaggcccaggggccaaatctggcccgtcacatgattttatgtggcccgcaagacaaattatgagtatcaacttccatgatttaaaaaaaaaaaaaaatctgtacttaAGTTTCAAATtctcatgtcataaatgataccattgagatattgcaatcaATATTCTGtgccaaaacagcagcaacagttAAAAAATCCATGatccttgatttgtgattacaaaactagctcataaatttcatctgtaaatatgatgaggtgaaagattttcatggtttcacattcataacagccctctgagcgAAACtgtaagtacaatgtggcccgcgacaaaaatgagttcaacACCACTGCAGTAgcgtaaaagaaaataaaagaaattatgTAATGTGAAATAGTTATTTACATAACGCATTACCCATTAGTATAAGGCGAATAAAAAATCCATAGGCTAAAAACTGGTACACCGGTCatgtacagcacaggtgtcaaactcaaggcccgggtaGCCAGATCCGGTCTGCGCATGATTTTATggggcccgcgaaggcaaatcatctgcgtgaacttccatgattcttgtgaaaatctgtcccaaaatttttCAGTCGcgtatcataaatgacaacattgcgatataagtatttttgtgttagcaaacatAAACAATGTTTGAAAAACCCCATTACACTTGACCTCTGATTCAAAActagtgtaaatatgatgaggcgattaaagattatggatttagtcataacggccctctgaaggaaaccgtAACCacgatgtggcctgtgacaaaaatgaatttgacaccccggATGTACATATCCTAACTATTTAAACAGTAATATTTGGATGAATAAActatgatttattattttacaagtaAAGGTTACCAAGTAAAAAACTGTTGCAGTGGAGGGTGAGGGTAGTGGTATGCATGGTGAGCAAAGAAATTGAAATTGTTGATGTGATCGAGCgagcttgcatgttttttatgAAGTGGAGGCAACTAGCTAACCTGCTGGTCTGGAGGGGGCACATAGAGAATgtggtccagtcttccgggCCTCAGAAGGGCGCTGTCCAAACAGTCGGGTCTGTTTGTAGCTGCTACAAGCATCACGTCTTTGTTGCACACTTCCTGCTGGTCCGCCTGTCAAAGAGCACAAACATACGTACTGGGAGGAATTCTTTACTGTATACCTTCAAATTGTATTCATAACATATCATTAGCCCAATAGCACCTTTCCAAAGGTTTTTGAACTTACTGTCACATAATTTCAATCAAAAATACCAATGGGCttgttcaaattttgttttttcttcctgccGATGTAGATTTTTAGTCATCCAGGTCGCAGTACTTCAAAAAGCAATCCAAGGTACTTGGACTCTACTtcattgtttcaattttttttcattacccaAACGGAGTGTGTGTTTTAGTAAGTGatttcatatccatccatttccttagccgcttatcctcacgagggtcgccagagtgccggagccaaccccagctatcaatgggcgggaggcagggtccaccatgaactggtcgccagccaatcgcagggcacacgggagacagacaacagtcactcaatcgcacctacgggcaatttagagattgATTTAATATGAccgttgaaagtcaggtcagaatctatcagtaCACCAGGTTTTCGGACttggttttgagttttttttaggAGTGACTCCAGGTATTTACAAACAGCAATTTTTGTTATTGCTAAAAGCTTTTGTtgtgggttaattgaagaaaaaaaaatgtgtttctctatttatttatcttcTTTAGACGGTGACACAGCACCTCATTTGAACTGTCGTCATCTGGAAACACAGCTCAATATAACTGCGTAGCTATGataagtcaaaattaaagttctgaagaatatGACCCAagtgtagcatatacaggctgaacaggaggggtccaagaacggAGCCTTGAGGAACCCCATAGATCATCGCCATTCATTgcgattgagcacttccaatggttaccaaatcctttcctccaggtaagaCCAAATCCATTTCAGGACCTTTCCATTTAGttctacccacgtttccaacctgttcagcagtatattatgatctaccgtatcacTGAAATCCAACGAGACCAAAACTGACATCTTTCCTGAATTCCAGTATTCAACCTTGTATCATTTAGCAGTTTGATAAgaacagattctgtactgtgacgAGTTCGGAAACCTAAAGTAAAGTCCATTTGATTTCAAGAAAtggctgagttgattaaaaataacttcctcaagaatcttggctatgaacgggagattcGAGATGGGGTctgtagcttgctaacatggaatggTCCAGTGCTATATTTTTTAGATGTTTAACAGCAGATACTTTCAGAGCTTTTGGAAACACGCCAGGACTGAAAATCAGCTAGCACAGACTTCTCAATAGCTTTGAAAAGTCGAAGGATATTGAGTCAACATATGACATCATTGCCCCCCCAGTTTGCTAGTTGCATGTTTTCATGGCCCATTTCAAGGTTTGACACTTGTGGTCTGACCTGGTGCGGAGTGTGATTCTCCTCTGCCCCCTCCGCCTGGAGGATCTTCCGCGTCCCCGTCCTTTCCAGCGTCTTCAGGCCCACGCCGTCCATCTCGTTGAGGAGCACGGACAAGAGTCGGGTCTGAACGCTGTTCGGCGCCTGACCGCCACACCgcgagccaatcacagagtCGATCTCGTCCAGGAACAGCACGCACGGAGCACAGGCCCGCGCTTGGCGAAACAGCTGTACAAAAGAGATTATTAGCTTGGCTgtgaaacaaaaccaacaaaaaaaatacaccgtGTTAAACGAGTTAGGTTCACTGTGAGCATTTGAAGGTTCTTTTACTAGTTTTTAAATATCTTAACAGTCTTGGGCCATCATATCAATACTTGCGGGTCACGAGGTCCTCTGGCACTGGccttatatttgtttttagagctaaactaaaaaaaaaaaaactaaacttggTCGAATGACTGCTCAAATCTTGAAAAACTTGTAGGTCTGTTTACTCGTATTTTGAGGCGCTGCTGTGGATTGAAAAGACAAAGCACCTGTGACAAAGCCTTCTCTGAATCTCCCACGTAGGGCGAGTAGAGGTCGGCGCCGCTAACGGACAGGAAGGTACAGTTTGACACCGAGGCCGCCGCTCGGACCAGCGTCGTCTTGGCGCATCCCGGAGGCCCGTAGAGAAGCACGCCGCGGGGGCGACGCAGACCCAAACGGGAGAAAGCTTCGGGGTACATCATTGGCCACTCGATACTCTTCGGACGTTCCCAGACAAACACACAGAGTAACGCACGATAAATGCAAAGAAA
The DNA window shown above is from Syngnathoides biaculeatus isolate LvHL_M chromosome 3, ASM1980259v1, whole genome shotgun sequence and carries:
- the c3h15orf48 gene encoding normal mucosa of esophagus-specific gene 1 protein; translated protein: MRGFFQMLNKKKELIPLIGFMAFAATGAASASIYFLLTKSDIILNKTSNPEPWERVDPSKPQKLVTINQQWRPVKELELLKSLTK